The following proteins are co-located in the Shouchella hunanensis genome:
- a CDS encoding iron chelate uptake ABC transporter family permease subunit produces MRAKWIYIGFGAGAIVLILLYLFSGISPGVWGYALPRRAKSVLAIIIVGAVIAFSTLVFQTITNNRILTPSIIGLDSLYVLIQTILVFVFGTAGIVAVSRYVNYGLSIVFMVLFALLLYVMLFRREQQNLYFLLLVGIVFGTLFSSLSTFMQVIIDPNDFLTIQNRMFASFSNIHVDLLWISALLIACTILYIWPYLKYLDAISLGRDQAINLGVPYDKAIRKFLIMIAIFVAISTALVGPILFLGLLVVNVAREMLPTFRHTHMAAVSALVSIIALVGGTLLVERVFSYSAPLSVFINFVGGIYFIYLLLRGTKTT; encoded by the coding sequence ATGCGAGCTAAATGGATTTATATTGGTTTCGGTGCTGGAGCAATTGTGTTGATTTTACTCTATTTATTTTCAGGGATTTCACCTGGTGTATGGGGCTATGCCCTTCCAAGACGAGCAAAAAGTGTGCTCGCTATTATAATCGTAGGCGCAGTGATTGCTTTTTCGACATTAGTCTTCCAAACTATTACGAACAATCGGATCTTAACACCGAGCATTATTGGACTTGATTCTCTCTATGTGCTCATACAAACCATTCTAGTGTTTGTATTTGGAACGGCAGGCATTGTGGCGGTGAGTCGCTACGTGAATTACGGGTTATCCATTGTTTTTATGGTATTATTTGCACTCTTACTTTACGTTATGCTTTTTAGACGTGAACAGCAAAATCTTTACTTTTTGTTACTAGTAGGTATTGTGTTCGGAACGTTATTTTCTAGTCTATCAACGTTTATGCAAGTAATCATTGATCCGAACGATTTTTTGACGATTCAAAACCGTATGTTTGCGAGTTTTAGCAACATTCACGTAGACCTGTTGTGGATATCCGCGCTACTAATTGCGTGTACGATTCTATACATATGGCCATATTTGAAATATTTGGATGCTATTTCATTAGGGAGAGACCAAGCGATTAATTTAGGTGTTCCTTATGATAAAGCGATCCGGAAATTTTTAATTATGATTGCGATTTTTGTAGCTATATCTACGGCGCTTGTTGGCCCGATTTTGTTCTTAGGGTTACTGGTCGTTAACGTGGCTAGAGAGATGTTGCCGACTTTTAGGCATACTCATATGGCAGCAGTAAGTGCACTCGTCAGCATCATCGCTTTAGTAGGAGGAACGTTATTAGTTGAACGAGTATTTTCTTATTCTGCACCACTTAGTGTATTCATTAACTTCGTCGGTGGTATTTACTTCATTTACTTATTATTAAGGGGGACGAAAACGACATGA
- a CDS encoding iron ABC transporter ATP-binding protein yields MTTALIDREIRIDRKTLPVAIQVNGVSKYYDGKKVLDNVSVDVKKGTITSFIGPNGAGKSTLISLISRIAKKDSGEVLIDGKEIESYKSKDLAKKISILKQANHINIRLTIRELVSFGRFPYSQNRLTKEDWAYVEDAIDFMSLRDIQDKYLDQLSGGQRQRAYVAMVLAQDTEYIILDEPLNNLDMKHSVSIMKTLRRLVDERNKTILIVVHDINFASCYSDNIVAMKNGEIVEEGHCHDIINSDSLRNIYDMEIAIQEVNCNKICVYFN; encoded by the coding sequence ATGACAACAGCATTAATTGATCGCGAAATACGGATTGATCGGAAAACGTTACCAGTGGCTATACAAGTAAACGGAGTAAGTAAATATTATGACGGAAAAAAAGTGCTAGATAACGTCAGCGTTGACGTAAAAAAAGGCACCATTACTTCCTTTATCGGACCAAATGGTGCTGGTAAAAGTACCTTGATTTCACTCATTAGCCGTATTGCTAAAAAAGACAGTGGTGAAGTCTTAATTGATGGTAAAGAAATAGAATCTTATAAAAGCAAAGATCTTGCAAAAAAGATTTCGATTTTAAAACAAGCCAATCACATTAACATTCGATTGACGATCCGTGAATTAGTGAGCTTTGGCCGATTTCCATATTCACAAAACCGGTTAACAAAAGAAGACTGGGCATATGTTGAAGATGCGATTGATTTTATGTCGCTGCGAGATATTCAAGATAAATATTTAGACCAATTAAGCGGTGGACAGCGTCAGCGAGCATATGTTGCAATGGTTCTGGCACAAGATACGGAGTACATTATTCTTGATGAGCCTTTAAACAATTTAGACATGAAGCACTCTGTTTCAATTATGAAAACACTACGGCGCTTAGTTGACGAGCGAAACAAGACCATTCTTATTGTCGTTCATGACATTAATTTTGCCTCTTGTTACTCAGATAATATTGTTGCCATGAAAAATGGTGAGATTGTTGAGGAAGGTCATTGTCACGACATCATCAATTCAGATTCACTGCGCAATATTTACGATATGGAAATTGCCATACAAGAAGTGAACTGCAATAAAATTTGCGTGTACTTTAATTAA
- a CDS encoding deoxynucleoside kinase produces MTNIPSNAIITVAGTVGVGKTTMTKKLAHALQFKTSFEKVDNNPYLDKFYADFERWSFHLQIYFLAERFKEQKAMVEDGGGYVQDRSIYEDTGIFAKMHADKGTMTKVDYETYTSLFEAMVLNPYFPTPDVLIYIDGDLDAIINRIQSRGREMEKQTSTTYWEEMHGRYQDWIASFTACPVLKLNIQDYDLINDESCIQDIVKKIEQYF; encoded by the coding sequence ATGACTAATATTCCATCTAACGCTATTATTACAGTCGCTGGTACTGTAGGTGTTGGCAAAACGACAATGACGAAAAAACTTGCTCACGCATTACAATTCAAAACATCTTTTGAAAAAGTAGACAACAATCCATACTTAGATAAATTTTATGCAGATTTTGAACGGTGGAGCTTTCATCTTCAAATTTATTTTTTAGCAGAACGATTTAAAGAACAGAAAGCAATGGTAGAAGATGGTGGGGGCTATGTGCAAGATCGCTCTATCTATGAAGATACGGGGATTTTCGCAAAAATGCATGCAGATAAAGGAACGATGACGAAAGTCGACTATGAAACGTATACCAGCCTATTTGAAGCCATGGTGTTAAATCCTTATTTTCCTACTCCAGATGTTCTCATTTATATAGACGGTGATTTAGATGCCATCATCAACCGTATTCAAAGTCGAGGTAGAGAAATGGAGAAACAAACATCTACAACCTATTGGGAAGAAATGCACGGTCGTTATCAAGACTGGATTGCCTCTTTTACTGCTTGTCCTGTGTTGAAGCTTAATATTCAAGATTATGACTTAATTAACGATGAATCGTGTATTCAAGACATCGTCAAAAAAATCGAACAGTACTTTTAA
- a CDS encoding MalY/PatB family protein, which produces MSHFNETINRVGTDSMKWDGAKDRFGQEGLLPLWVADMDFKAPQPVIDALKEKVEHGVYGYTAASPAVNQSIVNWLSNRYNWTIQESDIVHVTGVVPAISNLIQTFSEEEDDIIIQTPVYYPFYDVIEKNNRNVVKNPLLLKDGLYKMDFDGLESMITEKTKMLILCHPHNPGGRVWSKEELSKLASICLKHNVYVISDEIHADLLFDGYSHTPFASVNEAFENHVFTALAPTKTFNLAGVQGAYVVIKDPALRLKYRQVLANTFIGANMFSQVATKAAYDHGLPWLEELMSYIQENYSLVEDYIGTHMPKIQLMKPQGTYLLWMNFEMLGLTAEERKKWLLEEAKVALNHGPIFGEEGKHYERMNLATSRETLMKALDQLHKAYNQKQF; this is translated from the coding sequence ATGAGTCATTTTAATGAAACCATTAATCGAGTTGGAACGGATTCAATGAAATGGGATGGTGCCAAAGATAGATTTGGTCAAGAGGGTTTGTTGCCACTATGGGTAGCAGACATGGACTTTAAAGCACCTCAACCTGTTATTGATGCATTAAAAGAAAAAGTAGAACATGGGGTCTATGGATATACCGCAGCTTCTCCTGCTGTAAATCAATCCATTGTTAACTGGCTTTCGAACAGGTACAACTGGACCATTCAAGAATCTGACATTGTTCATGTGACGGGTGTTGTTCCAGCTATTAGCAATTTAATTCAAACATTCAGCGAAGAAGAAGACGATATTATTATTCAGACACCTGTATATTACCCATTTTATGATGTGATTGAAAAGAATAATCGCAACGTTGTTAAAAACCCTCTGCTTTTAAAAGATGGACTGTATAAAATGGATTTCGACGGTCTTGAATCAATGATAACAGAAAAAACAAAAATGTTGATTTTGTGTCACCCGCACAATCCTGGTGGTCGAGTGTGGTCGAAAGAGGAATTAAGTAAGCTTGCATCGATTTGTCTAAAGCATAATGTATACGTCATTTCTGATGAAATCCATGCAGACTTGTTGTTTGATGGTTATAGCCACACACCGTTTGCCTCTGTAAATGAAGCGTTTGAAAATCATGTGTTTACAGCATTAGCACCAACGAAAACGTTTAATTTGGCTGGTGTTCAAGGCGCGTATGTTGTGATAAAGGATCCAGCTCTTCGACTTAAGTATCGACAAGTGCTAGCAAATACCTTCATTGGCGCGAATATGTTTTCACAAGTTGCAACGAAAGCTGCCTATGATCATGGATTGCCATGGTTAGAGGAGTTAATGAGCTATATTCAAGAGAATTATTCATTGGTGGAAGATTACATCGGTACCCATATGCCAAAGATTCAATTAATGAAACCTCAAGGTACGTATTTGTTATGGATGAATTTTGAAATGCTTGGGTTAACGGCAGAAGAACGAAAAAAATGGCTACTTGAAGAGGCAAAAGTGGCATTAAATCATGGGCCCATTTTTGGTGAGGAAGGCAAACACTACGAGCGAATGAATCTTGCTACATCAAGGGAAACCTTGATGAAGGCACTTGATCAACTTCATAAAGCTTACAATCAAAAGCAGTTTTAA
- a CDS encoding YwpF-like family protein, with translation MKTFKLYAMQVIDGQQGKVTQEPIPLHEGLIINMENEEHTWFIDAVISKEDARLFEREQEAERHILVSVVITSKDNHPAVMITSIESITDLKEGKSIILKGKIVSGRDDVLEDVFEDILEEGIQRESLLSEYKSRVEKLDAYSDKTIAEVYDQLKKSEKYHLH, from the coding sequence ATGAAGACGTTCAAGCTATACGCAATGCAAGTAATTGATGGGCAGCAAGGGAAGGTAACACAAGAGCCCATTCCGCTTCATGAGGGACTCATTATTAATATGGAAAATGAGGAGCATACCTGGTTTATTGATGCGGTAATTTCTAAGGAGGATGCTCGTTTATTTGAACGAGAGCAGGAAGCGGAACGTCATATTCTCGTCAGCGTTGTCATTACGAGTAAAGACAATCATCCAGCTGTTATGATTACTTCTATTGAATCGATAACGGATTTAAAAGAAGGAAAGAGCATTATTTTGAAAGGAAAGATTGTTTCAGGTCGTGACGATGTTTTAGAAGACGTATTTGAGGATATTCTAGAAGAAGGTATTCAGCGTGAATCACTTTTATCAGAATATAAAAGTCGTGTTGAAAAGCTAGATGCATACTCTGACAAAACGATTGCAGAAGTATACGATCAACTGAAGAAAAGTGAAAAATATCATCTCCACTAA
- the ytkD gene encoding RNA deprotection pyrophosphohydrolase: MRTFQDKNGYTVNLVLGDESPFTSSPKHVLIIARHQGSWVLTDHKARGYEFPGGKVEMNEELEAAVKRELWEETGGYAQWISYIGQYEVQDPQEVFYKSIYAVQIKRFDETPSGFETNGRKLIEELPIGMKADNRFSPIMQDDVVPQAVQYAISTGLFN; this comes from the coding sequence ATGCGAACGTTTCAAGATAAAAATGGCTATACAGTCAACCTCGTACTTGGAGATGAATCGCCGTTTACATCGTCACCTAAACATGTGCTTATTATTGCGCGGCATCAAGGTTCTTGGGTTTTAACGGACCATAAAGCAAGAGGGTATGAATTTCCAGGTGGTAAAGTTGAAATGAATGAAGAGCTTGAGGCAGCGGTAAAGCGTGAACTATGGGAGGAAACAGGTGGATACGCTCAGTGGATTTCCTATATTGGTCAATATGAAGTTCAAGATCCACAAGAGGTCTTTTATAAATCAATCTATGCCGTTCAAATCAAACGGTTTGACGAAACGCCTTCTGGATTTGAAACAAATGGACGAAAGCTGATAGAAGAATTACCTATTGGAATGAAGGCAGATAATCGGTTTAGCCCCATTATGCAAGATGACGTAGTTCCACAAGCGGTTCAATACGCCATTTCAACCGGGTTATTTAACTAA
- a CDS encoding restriction endonuclease, with amino-acid sequence MEFNQIISVIGVSLIIILTIWIWQKASHRKQTDVKKVTLRQIDQMDGHAFEDYMAVVYAASGFRTWQTKKSRDYGADLVLTDDENETTVIQLKRYRANLGLSSVQEIYAARAYYQASKSVVLTTAESVTDSCWQLAAMTDVHFLVRDDIEEMIKLIKKDKWEDVYWLLATPHIPEKSNRSNQLDKVATDGRKIQVGDYFLK; translated from the coding sequence ATGGAGTTTAACCAAATTATTAGCGTTATTGGCGTCAGTCTTATAATCATATTGACTATATGGATTTGGCAAAAAGCCTCCCATCGCAAGCAAACAGATGTTAAGAAAGTCACACTTCGGCAAATTGACCAGATGGATGGACACGCCTTTGAAGACTATATGGCTGTAGTCTATGCAGCGAGCGGATTCAGGACGTGGCAAACGAAAAAAAGCAGAGATTACGGTGCTGATTTAGTCCTAACAGATGATGAAAATGAAACTACGGTCATTCAATTAAAGCGCTATAGAGCAAATCTGGGCTTAAGTAGCGTACAAGAGATTTATGCAGCAAGAGCGTACTATCAAGCATCAAAAAGCGTTGTTCTGACAACGGCTGAAAGCGTAACAGACTCTTGTTGGCAATTAGCGGCGATGACGGACGTTCATTTTTTAGTACGTGACGATATCGAGGAAATGATTAAGCTTATTAAAAAAGACAAGTGGGAGGATGTGTACTGGCTACTAGCCACTCCGCATATCCCTGAAAAGAGCAATCGGAGCAACCAATTAGATAAGGTTGCCACCGATGGGAGAAAAATTCAGGTTGGTGATTATTTCCTTAAGTAA
- a CDS encoding ABC transporter ATP-binding protein — translation MSDVSIDSVSLTYVNESGAFPALENVSLTIKEGEFVSFIGPSGCGKTTLLSIIAGLLEQTSGSLYIKNTESIGYMLQHDYLFPWLTIEKNMTLGQRIQGTHNEVSHRKALRWLERFGLADKKFDLPKALSGGMRQRVALIRTLATDPSLILLDEPFSALDQQTKLKLEDLVSHTLKAEQKTAILVTHDISEAIAMSDRVILFSPRPGKVAQVFTIPQEIRACTPFESRQHKDFQDQFQLIWKELDRFESN, via the coding sequence ATGTCGGATGTATCAATTGATTCAGTCTCCTTAACCTACGTAAACGAGTCTGGCGCTTTTCCCGCCCTGGAAAATGTCTCACTAACGATTAAAGAAGGAGAGTTTGTTTCCTTTATTGGCCCAAGCGGATGCGGAAAAACAACTCTGCTATCGATTATTGCTGGCTTACTTGAACAAACCAGTGGTTCACTTTATATAAAGAATACGGAATCAATTGGCTATATGCTGCAACACGACTATCTGTTCCCTTGGTTAACAATCGAAAAAAACATGACCCTTGGGCAGCGTATTCAAGGAACCCATAATGAAGTCTCTCACCGGAAAGCACTCCGATGGCTCGAGCGATTCGGTCTGGCCGATAAGAAATTCGATCTTCCTAAAGCTTTATCTGGAGGGATGAGACAACGTGTTGCCTTAATTCGTACATTAGCAACAGACCCTTCTCTCATTCTTCTTGATGAGCCTTTTTCAGCATTAGATCAACAAACAAAGTTAAAACTAGAAGATTTAGTTTCACACACATTGAAAGCAGAACAAAAAACCGCTATTCTCGTTACTCATGATATTAGTGAAGCCATTGCGATGAGCGATCGTGTCATTCTTTTTTCACCTCGACCAGGTAAAGTTGCTCAAGTCTTTACGATTCCTCAAGAAATTCGAGCATGTACGCCATTTGAAAGTAGACAGCATAAAGATTTTCAAGACCAGTTCCAATTAATATGGAAGGAGCTGGATCGGTTTGAATCCAACTAA
- a CDS encoding MFS transporter: MAGFFICEYVVPVCSYYMYLMQKKGSKNNVENSKKMWGLLSLSSVPLVMTLGNSMLIPVLPKIGSELDVSSFMVSLLITAYSVVAIIFIPVAGYLSDHIGRKQVIIPSLILAGIGGLVAGLAAWKLDHSYWIIFIGRLLQGIGAAGAAPIVMPFVGDLFKKKQEVSEGLGIIETSNTFGKVLSPIFGALLASIIWYLPFFAFPVFCAISIIMVSYLIETPPQKEKPKKFKQFLKSVKQIFKREGRWLYTVFITGGILMYILFGILFYLSTFLEESHHIHGVRKGVMLAFPLLALCLTSYVAGKGIGQDQLKMKWLTVGGLSLLTLAVFVISFNKELYMMLTALFAAGIGIGATLPSLDAFVTEGIPAEQRGSISSFYNSTRFIGVAAGPPLFAIFMKGHHFLTFTGNAFVILLTILLVLWGIRPQKKGRQTW, from the coding sequence ATAGCAGGCTTTTTTATTTGTGAATACGTTGTTCCTGTTTGCTCATACTACATGTATCTCATGCAAAAAAAGGGGTCTAAGAACAACGTGGAAAATTCAAAGAAAATGTGGGGATTATTATCATTGTCATCTGTACCCCTTGTCATGACATTAGGTAATTCGATGCTTATTCCTGTTCTCCCAAAAATAGGAAGCGAATTAGATGTAAGTTCTTTTATGGTAAGTCTTTTAATAACTGCTTATTCAGTAGTAGCAATTATTTTTATTCCTGTTGCAGGATATTTATCGGATCATATCGGGCGTAAACAAGTTATTATTCCAAGTTTAATCTTAGCTGGAATAGGAGGACTTGTTGCAGGGTTAGCTGCGTGGAAATTAGACCATTCTTATTGGATTATTTTTATTGGTCGATTGTTGCAGGGCATAGGTGCCGCTGGTGCAGCACCTATTGTTATGCCATTTGTTGGTGATTTGTTTAAAAAGAAACAAGAAGTGAGTGAAGGATTAGGAATAATTGAGACTTCTAATACGTTCGGAAAAGTGCTTAGTCCGATATTTGGAGCTTTATTAGCTTCAATTATTTGGTATTTACCGTTTTTTGCTTTTCCGGTCTTCTGTGCTATTTCTATTATCATGGTGTCTTACCTTATTGAAACACCTCCACAAAAAGAAAAACCTAAAAAATTTAAGCAATTTCTTAAATCAGTGAAGCAAATTTTTAAACGCGAAGGCCGTTGGTTATACACAGTCTTTATTACTGGTGGCATTCTTATGTACATTCTCTTTGGTATTCTCTTTTATTTATCTACTTTTTTAGAAGAAAGTCATCACATTCATGGCGTTAGAAAGGGAGTTATGCTTGCATTTCCTTTACTTGCGCTATGTTTAACTTCTTATGTAGCTGGAAAGGGAATTGGACAAGATCAGCTAAAAATGAAGTGGTTAACGGTTGGTGGGCTATCTCTTCTCACTCTAGCTGTGTTTGTCATTTCGTTTAATAAGGAGTTGTATATGATGTTGACAGCACTATTTGCAGCTGGTATTGGTATAGGTGCTACGCTACCAAGTTTAGATGCGTTTGTGACAGAAGGCATACCCGCAGAACAGCGAGGTTCTATTTCTTCTTTTTACAATAGTACACGGTTTATCGGTGTTGCGGCAGGTCCACCATTGTTTGCGATTTTTATGAAAGGCCATCATTTTCTAACATTTACAGGAAATGCGTTCGTGATCTTACTCACCATCTTACTTGTTTTATGGGGCATACGACCGCAAAAAAAAGGAAGGCAGACATGGTAG
- a CDS encoding siderophore ABC transporter substrate-binding protein — MNTSSKWFVTAGAALFLAACGNGDSEENTNNASSGEGNETEEQQTVEVETMNGDMVEVPVNPEKVISFDHGVTDSIRAIGGDISGIPMGSNVPEYLQELENGDVENIGSLFEPDFEKIYEMDPDVIFISGRASDNYEELSEIAPTVFLQVDNQNFMETFESNMNVLGEIFDASEEVDSQLAEINSVIEEVQGRAADSEANALIVSIDEGSASAYGIGSRFGIIHDVMNIPAADEDIPAEGHGSNVSNEYFSKTNPDYIFAIDRGASIGNSATADQVLGNEEVQRTNAYQDDNIYQLNSEVWYLSGSGLESVKLIVDEINEAYEQ; from the coding sequence ATGAATACATCAAGTAAGTGGTTTGTTACAGCAGGAGCAGCACTATTTTTAGCAGCATGTGGGAATGGAGATAGCGAAGAGAACACAAATAACGCTTCTTCAGGTGAAGGAAACGAAACAGAAGAGCAACAAACTGTTGAAGTAGAGACAATGAATGGCGATATGGTAGAGGTTCCGGTTAATCCAGAAAAAGTCATTTCGTTCGACCACGGTGTGACAGATTCTATCAGAGCAATTGGCGGAGACATTTCTGGTATTCCAATGGGGAGTAATGTTCCTGAATATTTGCAAGAATTAGAAAATGGTGATGTCGAGAACATTGGCTCTTTATTTGAGCCAGACTTTGAAAAGATTTACGAGATGGATCCTGACGTTATCTTTATTTCAGGACGTGCATCGGACAATTACGAAGAGTTAAGCGAAATTGCGCCAACTGTCTTTTTACAAGTAGATAATCAAAATTTCATGGAGACATTTGAAAGTAACATGAATGTTCTCGGCGAAATCTTTGATGCTTCTGAAGAAGTAGATAGCCAATTAGCCGAGATTAACAGTGTCATTGAAGAAGTTCAAGGTCGAGCAGCAGACAGTGAAGCTAATGCATTAATCGTCTCAATCGATGAGGGCTCTGCAAGTGCATATGGAATCGGCTCACGCTTTGGAATTATTCATGACGTTATGAATATTCCTGCAGCAGACGAAGATATTCCAGCTGAAGGTCATGGAAGCAATGTCTCAAACGAATACTTCTCCAAAACAAATCCTGATTACATCTTCGCTATTGACCGGGGTGCGTCAATTGGAAATTCCGCAACAGCTGATCAAGTATTAGGAAATGAAGAAGTTCAGCGTACAAACGCGTATCAAGACGACAATATTTATCAGTTAAATAGTGAAGTGTGGTATTTAAGTGGTAGTGGTCTAGAATCAGTCAAACTAATTGTTGACGAAATCAATGAAGCGTACGAACAATGA
- a CDS encoding ABC transporter permease: protein MKIKILLPILIVLSISSLFIGAHDISPLDLFRLTDDEVQTILINRIPRLLSILIVGVSLSVCGLIMQQLTQNKFVSPTTAGTMDWARLGILVAMLVFTQASTMERMLVAFIFALGGTLLFMKILERIRFKNVIFVPLVGLMLGSVVNSITTFIAYQNDLIQTLSSWMQGNFALVIRGNFELLYIGIPLMFIAFLFANRFTVAGLGKDFATNLGMNYNRIMNIGLLIVAMVTATVVVTIGSVPFLGLIIPNIVSIMRGDNLKNSLPHTALFGAIFLLACDILGRILIYPYEIPIGLMVGVIGSGIFLYLLLRRPKYAS from the coding sequence ATGAAAATAAAGATTCTCTTGCCGATTCTCATTGTGTTATCGATTAGTTCACTTTTTATTGGTGCACACGACATTTCACCACTTGATCTTTTCCGTTTAACTGATGATGAAGTCCAAACTATATTAATAAACCGAATACCAAGACTTTTGAGCATTCTCATTGTTGGCGTTAGCTTAAGTGTCTGTGGATTGATTATGCAGCAACTAACGCAGAACAAATTTGTTTCGCCTACAACTGCAGGAACCATGGATTGGGCTCGCTTAGGTATTTTAGTAGCGATGCTTGTATTTACGCAGGCAAGCACAATGGAGCGTATGCTTGTTGCATTTATCTTTGCGTTAGGTGGCACGCTGTTATTCATGAAAATTTTAGAACGAATTCGTTTTAAGAATGTGATTTTTGTGCCATTGGTAGGCTTAATGCTTGGAAGTGTTGTGAATTCTATTACGACGTTCATCGCGTATCAAAACGACTTAATTCAAACCCTCTCATCTTGGATGCAAGGAAATTTTGCTCTAGTCATTCGGGGTAATTTTGAGTTGCTTTACATAGGAATTCCATTAATGTTTATTGCGTTCCTATTTGCAAATCGCTTCACGGTTGCCGGTTTAGGGAAAGATTTCGCAACAAACTTGGGAATGAATTATAACCGAATTATGAATATCGGATTATTAATTGTTGCGATGGTAACAGCTACTGTTGTTGTTACGATTGGGTCTGTTCCCTTTTTAGGATTGATTATACCGAATATTGTATCCATCATGCGTGGAGACAATCTAAAAAATAGTTTACCGCATACGGCGTTATTTGGAGCCATTTTTCTTCTAGCATGTGATATTTTAGGTCGAATCCTTATTTATCCATACGAAATACCAATTGGTTTAATGGTTGGCGTCATTGGGAGCGGAATTTTCCTTTATTTGCTCTTAAGGAGGCCAAAATATGCGAGCTAA
- a CDS encoding ABC transporter permease, with translation MNPTKLHEQFVLEKKKEKRFVRITQITIIVVLIAIWELASRLAWIDPLLFSMPSRIVTLLYEHITAGTLWIHASVTMFETIVGFLLGTIVGTCLAALLWWSKRLSTILDPFLVILNSMPKVAIGPILIVGIGPNIGSIIAMGMLVSVIITTMVVHTAFKEVDENYIKVLQTFSASKKQIFFNVVYPASIPVIISTLKMNVGLAWVGVIVGEFLVSKQGLGYLIIYGFQVFNFNLVFMSLLVIAILATFMYIFVEYIEKKMTKYSI, from the coding sequence TTGAATCCAACTAAATTACATGAGCAATTTGTTCTGGAAAAGAAAAAAGAAAAGCGTTTTGTGAGGATAACCCAGATCACGATCATTGTCGTTCTTATTGCAATATGGGAGCTTGCGTCTCGCTTGGCATGGATTGATCCTTTATTATTCAGTATGCCGTCACGCATTGTTACATTGCTTTATGAGCACATAACAGCTGGCACTTTATGGATTCATGCGTCTGTAACAATGTTTGAAACGATCGTTGGCTTTTTACTTGGAACGATTGTCGGTACCTGTTTGGCTGCTTTACTCTGGTGGTCAAAACGATTATCGACCATTCTTGATCCCTTTTTAGTGATTCTTAACTCTATGCCGAAAGTAGCAATTGGACCGATTTTAATTGTTGGCATTGGTCCTAACATCGGTTCCATTATCGCTATGGGAATGCTTGTTTCTGTTATTATTACCACAATGGTCGTTCATACAGCTTTCAAAGAGGTAGATGAAAACTATATAAAAGTGCTTCAAACGTTCTCTGCTTCAAAAAAACAAATCTTTTTTAATGTCGTTTATCCTGCATCTATCCCGGTCATTATTTCCACTTTAAAAATGAATGTTGGCCTTGCATGGGTCGGCGTCATTGTCGGGGAATTCCTTGTTTCAAAACAAGGATTAGGCTATTTAATCATATATGGCTTCCAAGTATTTAACTTCAATCTTGTATTCATGAGTTTACTTGTTATCGCAATATTAGCCACATTTATGTATATCTTCGTTGAATACATTGAGAAAAAAATGACGAAATATAGCATTTAG
- a CDS encoding deoxynucleoside kinase translates to MDGTFICVEGVIGVGKTTLVTKLSEHYQTERLYEIVAENPYLEKFYDDMDAWSFQTEMFFLCNRVKQLEDIGKILKKGQTVLSDYYIGKNLIFAHQTLDEQKYDQYKRIYNIVSEPLPKPRAIIYLKADFDTIMHRIKQRDRSFERKMDPFYIESLMQDYDQAMTAISDVIPVLTIDTTHLDFVMNQDDLYSIIHQITSTFGPLKENKYD, encoded by the coding sequence ATGGATGGGACATTCATCTGTGTTGAAGGCGTGATTGGCGTAGGAAAAACCACACTCGTAACAAAACTTTCCGAGCACTATCAAACGGAGCGATTGTACGAGATTGTAGCTGAAAATCCGTATTTAGAAAAATTTTATGATGATATGGATGCGTGGAGCTTTCAAACAGAAATGTTTTTTCTCTGCAATCGAGTGAAACAATTAGAAGATATCGGAAAAATACTTAAAAAAGGACAAACTGTCTTATCCGATTATTATATAGGTAAGAATCTCATTTTTGCTCATCAGACGCTAGATGAACAAAAGTATGATCAATATAAACGTATATACAACATCGTAAGCGAGCCGCTACCTAAACCAAGAGCGATTATCTATTTAAAAGCTGATTTCGATACGATCATGCACAGAATTAAACAAAGAGATCGCTCGTTTGAACGAAAAATGGATCCGTTTTATATTGAATCTTTAATGCAAGACTACGATCAAGCCATGACAGCCATAAGTGACGTCATTCCTGTGTTAACCATTGATACGACTCACCTTGATTTTGTCATGAATCAAGACGACCTTTATTCAATCATTCATCAGATTACGTCTACATTTGGCCCACTAAAGGAGAATAAATATGACTAA